The sequence TTAGCTTTTTTCTTGTCATAATGCTTGGTTGTTGCAATAATTAATTTTGCTTCATTAGCAGTCTTTAATAATTTTGAATCCAATGGAAATTTAAGTTCTGAATCTACCACAATTCTTATAGGATTTTTTTTATTCTTGCCATATCTCACTGTAAGTAAGGGGTCATCTGCTAATACTGTCCCTACTCCAGTTAATATACTATCAAATTGACTTCTTATTCCATGTACATATTTTCTTGAAATATCTGAGGTAATCCATTTAGAATCTTTTGTTTTAGTGCACATCTTACCATCTAGACTTATTGCCATTTTCAATGCAATAAAAGGTATCTTTTTTGTAATATGTTTTATGTAAATCTCATTTTGTTTTGATATTTCATCTTGTAAAAATCCAACTTCTACCTCAACTCCTCCTTCTTTTAGCTCTCTTATTCCCTTACCATTTACATTTGGATTAGGATCAATCATTCCAACTATTACTTTTGTTATTCCACTTTTTAAAATTGTCTGAGTGCATGGTGGTGTATGACCATAAAAACAACAAGGTTCAAGAGTCACATACATAGTGGCTCCTTTCAGAGAAACATTGCAAGAATGTAGGGCTTCTACTTCTGCATGATTAAATCCTCTTTTTTTATGATATCCTTTTCCGATTATCTCATCGTTTTTAACTAAAACAGTTCCAACCAGTGGATTGGGGCTTGTATTTCCCCTTGCTTTCTCTGCTAATTTGAGTGCAATATTCATATATTTTTTATGTACTTCTCTTTTAATATTTTTCACCTATTGAACTTACTTTTATATAGATTTTTCTACTTATCAAAATATTTTCCTTAAATAAAATAAGCGCCAAGGAGAAAATTCCTCGACGCATATATAGAATCTTCTCCCATCCAGACTATACTGTCGGCTCTGGAATAACCAGATCTGCCAAAAAGGCTCGCGGGCTTTTACCGCCGGTAGGGAATTACACCCTGCCCTGAAGATTTTTATCTTTAAAAAATGTAATGATATTATATACTATAAAAGCTATTATTTTTCAATATTTTACCAAAAAATATGTTCTATATTTAAATAATTTTAATTAGTTTTTTTAAAGCAATCCTATTTTTTCTTAAATAATTTAATTAGCTACCAATTCCTTCTTTAATTTATTCAATTCTCTAAAACCTATAATTCAATTGAAGAGAAATTTTTTATAGCTTCTTCTGTATCACTGGATTTATATATTGCTGACCCAACTACTAAAATATCAGTTCCGGCTTTTAATAATTTATGAGCATTATTTAAATTTATTCCGCCATCAACTTCAACTTTAACTTTAATGTCTTCTGAATCAATTATTCTCCTAATTTTTCTAATCCTTTCATAGGTTTTTTTTATAAATTTTTGACCTCCAAAACCAGGAAAAACAGACATGACAAGAAGAAGATCAATATTTTTTAGGAAATTAGTTATATTTTTTATAGGGGTATCAGGATTTACAGCAAGTCCCACTTCAACCCCATATTTTTTAATCTCCTTTATAATATTTAATATTTCTATTGATGATTCTGATTCATAATGAATAATTATGCAACTGGAGCCAGCATCTATAAAATCTTTTATATATCTTTGTGGTTCTTGGATCATTAAGTGAGCTTCTAAAGGAATATCAGTAATATTTTTTATTGCTCTAACAATTGGAATTCCAAAAGAAATATTTGGTACAAAATGTCCATCCATTACATCAATCTGGATAAAATCAGCATAAGGCTCTATTTTTCTGATCTCATCCTCTAAATGTGTAAAATCTGCATCCAGTATTGAAACTGACAATTCATATGTTTTATCTTTTTTATTAACCATAATAAAATTTAAGTTTTGTTATAGGTTTGTTACAAAATTTCAAAG comes from Actinomycetota bacterium and encodes:
- the ribD gene encoding bifunctional diaminohydroxyphosphoribosylaminopyrimidine deaminase/5-amino-6-(5-phosphoribosylamino)uracil reductase RibD — encoded protein: MNIALKLAEKARGNTSPNPLVGTVLVKNDEIIGKGYHKKRGFNHAEVEALHSCNVSLKGATMYVTLEPCCFYGHTPPCTQTILKSGITKVIVGMIDPNPNVNGKGIRELKEGGVEVEVGFLQDEISKQNEIYIKHITKKIPFIALKMAISLDGKMCTKTKDSKWITSDISRKYVHGIRSQFDSILTGVGTVLADDPLLTVRYGKNKKNPIRIVVDSELKFPLDSKLLKTANEAKLIIATTKHYDKKKAKEINELGAEILIVNENKNENIELKNRVNLNELLKILGEKEITSVLIEAGPTLSTSFIKQDLVDKFHIFIAPMIIGGYNAFQTIGDLEIVRIVDTKKLNFSKVERIGDDVLIEAYPI
- the rpe gene encoding ribulose-phosphate 3-epimerase, with product MVNKKDKTYELSVSILDADFTHLEDEIRKIEPYADFIQIDVMDGHFVPNISFGIPIVRAIKNITDIPLEAHLMIQEPQRYIKDFIDAGSSCIIIHYESESSIEILNIIKEIKKYGVEVGLAVNPDTPIKNITNFLKNIDLLLVMSVFPGFGGQKFIKKTYERIRKIRRIIDSEDIKVKVEVDGGINLNNAHKLLKAGTDILVVGSAIYKSSDTEEAIKNFSSIEL